The stretch of DNA AAGTATAACTTTGCCTCCATTAATTGCGATTCCTAATTCATTTATTGTCATTCCATCTTTATCAAAAACAATCGTAGCCGATTTAGGCAATGTCGCATGAAGATTGTGTTGTTTAACATCTATGGTTTCAATCTGCATTTCTCGTTTTATACCTTCTGGAAATCTCGCTGTAACCATGCGGCCAGAAAGTCGTGCGTTTATATCATTAGGCAACATCGCTTTAACATTAAAAACTGTTTGCCCATCGTTGCCATTAGCATAAGCATTTAAACGATTAACCATCATAAAAGGCGTTTGAATATGGTCTGCATTGATAAAGCCTTCAAACTGAGCCATACCCAAAGGGTCAAATACATCTGCTTTGACTTCCAACTTTTTAATTTTATTCTTTGCAAAGCTTAAACGGTCAACATGCGTCTTTAGATTGGCTTTTTGCCTGCCATTTTGTTCGTCAAAAATAAAATCTCCTTTTACCTTTCCACTACCCTCCTGCAAAAATAATGCAGCAAGCACTGAAATATCATCAGCGTCAATATGCAAAGCTCCTTTCACAAAACCTCCAAGTTTTTGAGAAAGGTCACCGGTTATTTTTGCACTTCCCCCTCTAATATTGATATCTTCAAGTTTTCGAATTTGATTAGAATCCTTAAAAGAAGCAGATAAATGCAATGGTTTCTCAGAAAAAGTTCCTTCTCCCTTTATAGAACCCGTTAAAGAAGCACTCGGAGATGTATTATCCATCAAAGTTTTTATAGTAAGTGTTGTGTTCTTTAGTTTTTTCCCCACTAAAAATGCTTCAGAAACATGGGCATTTGTATTAAATTTTATAAGGTTATTACGCCCTCTAGCAGTACTTTGGACTGTGAGTGCACCGTTCATTCTCGAATCCAATTTGGCTAAATCAGATATTTGAGCATAGAAATCCATTTTAGCGCTCTCACTTGAAAAATATCCATCAGCTTTTATGTTTGCGTATTGACTTTTCAAATCTAAACGACGCAAAATCAAACTCGCCGTGTCGTAAGCAGCACCACCTGAAAGAATAAAATTTCCTTTGAAAAAACGATCAAAAGGCTCCACACCTATTTTCATATTGTCAGCCATCCCTGATAATTCAAGATCAAAAACGCCGTCAATTAAACCGATAGTTCCTTTGGCTTTAATATCTGTACTACCAGAGAGTGATTGTCTACTTAGTAAACTAAAAGGAGCTAGTGTTTGGGCTTTTAAACCAAGGTCACCTTTAAAAACAAAACGATTCATTTTTCCTTTTAACCAAGCAGAAAACCCCTGACCCGTAACACTAAAATCATGAATCAAAACTGGCTTTTTAGAAACAACATCCGTATCTAAATGCACGTGAACTGTTTGTCCTAGACCTTCTCCCAATATGCTCTTACTTTTTTCAATCCCTTGAAGCGTTCCCTTAATTTGAATACCGACATGACGAGAAGCTGCATTATCAAGATTTTCGCTCACTCCCCCCATATCAAAAATCGCATCACGAATACGAATATTTTTATTGCTCAACTGATGTACAACAAGCCGACCATTCCAAGATTGTTGCCCTTCACGGCCATAATCAATATTTAAAGCAAGATTATCCGCACGCATTGGCATTTCTGACGCTGATAAATGAGTAGCATCATTTTCCTTATCAAGAGCCATTTTGCCATCAATAAAAAGCCGCCGCAAAAATCCATCTGTTGTTATTTCAGCATTAGCCAAAATATTCATTGTTTTACTCTGAATCACCATATGATCAAGGTGCTTCACACCTTCTTTTGTCATTCTCGCCTCTGCTTTCAACGTCATATCAGATTCAAAGAGGCTACGATATTGTGGAGGTATTAAAGGACCGAGTGTTCCTACCAATTTAGTAGAAAAACTGTGCCCTTCTGCAACACTTGCAAGAATAACATTGCCATCCAAAACAGGATGGTGATCGGCTTTTAAAAAAAGGCTGACAACTAAATCATCGAAAGTACCATCACCTCTTATGGAAAGATTTAATGCAGGACGCTTTTCAATGTTAAAAATATTCGCCAAAATGCCATTTTGTGATTCATCAGCAGAAATATCAATTTTAGCTGTACGATTGCTATCCGATATCTTCGTTAGAATAGACAAAGATCCCGGTGCATCTAAACGATGAGCTGCTATATCGACATCAAAATCACCATTAGCTAAGGTTAGATTCCCTTTTAAGGACACATCAGCAGAAAAACCCAAGAGCTCCTGTTCAAATATTACGTGTTTAGCCGTAAGCGTGTCTATAGAAATGGCAAGTGGCAATTTTGGTAAAGAAAACTTCCCCGCCTCAAGAGAAGCGATAAGAGAATAATTGTCATGTGGTTTGCGTAAAAACGTAATCCGTTCTGCTGAAAGCTGGTTAATATCCATGCGTCCCCTCAGTAACGCTAGGCGGTTCCAGTCCATTTTAGCATTGGTAATTTTAAGCCAAACACCTTTTTTATCACTCACAGTAATAGCATCAATTGACGTTTGAGAAAATAATGTCCCTCGCATATTATATAAACGAACTTGGCGATTGGGCGCTGAAAGTCTGCGTTCAATCAAAGAGACAAACCATGAGCGATCATCCACTGTTGCTTCGCTAGAGGATGAATTGTCTTTCTGGGCAAAAACAAAAGCGCTCACCAAAAAAAATGAAAGACCAAATAAGAAAGCCGATAAACGCACATTTTTTTTCATTAAAACGCTTGCCCTATACCCACATAAAAACCAATACGAGGATCACCTTTTTCTCGCTTAAGAGGAAAAGCTAAATCAATACGTAAAGGACCAAGACCTGTCATATAGCGACCTCCAATACCAGCTCCCCATTTTATTTTTT from Bartonella taylorii encodes:
- a CDS encoding translocation/assembly module TamB domain-containing protein, whose protein sequence is MKKNVRLSAFLFGLSFFLVSAFVFAQKDNSSSSEATVDDRSWFVSLIERRLSAPNRQVRLYNMRGTLFSQTSIDAITVSDKKGVWLKITNAKMDWNRLALLRGRMDINQLSAERITFLRKPHDNYSLIASLEAGKFSLPKLPLAISIDTLTAKHVIFEQELLGFSADVSLKGNLTLANGDFDVDIAAHRLDAPGSLSILTKISDSNRTAKIDISADESQNGILANIFNIEKRPALNLSIRGDGTFDDLVVSLFLKADHHPVLDGNVILASVAEGHSFSTKLVGTLGPLIPPQYRSLFESDMTLKAEARMTKEGVKHLDHMVIQSKTMNILANAEITTDGFLRRLFIDGKMALDKENDATHLSASEMPMRADNLALNIDYGREGQQSWNGRLVVHQLSNKNIRIRDAIFDMGGVSENLDNAASRHVGIQIKGTLQGIEKSKSILGEGLGQTVHVHLDTDVVSKKPVLIHDFSVTGQGFSAWLKGKMNRFVFKGDLGLKAQTLAPFSLLSRQSLSGSTDIKAKGTIGLIDGVFDLELSGMADNMKIGVEPFDRFFKGNFILSGGAAYDTASLILRRLDLKSQYANIKADGYFSSESAKMDFYAQISDLAKLDSRMNGALTVQSTARGRNNLIKFNTNAHVSEAFLVGKKLKNTTLTIKTLMDNTSPSASLTGSIKGEGTFSEKPLHLSASFKDSNQIRKLEDINIRGGSAKITGDLSQKLGGFVKGALHIDADDISVLAALFLQEGSGKVKGDFIFDEQNGRQKANLKTHVDRLSFAKNKIKKLEVKADVFDPLGMAQFEGFINADHIQTPFMMVNRLNAYANGNDGQTVFNVKAMLPNDINARLSGRMVTARFPEGIKREMQIETIDVKQHNLHATLPKSATIVFDKDGMTINELGIAINGGKVILAGNVQDTLNLHLTMNALPAALANLWKSNLGAAGTLTGQVIIRGPFKKPDVTYDIKGEGLTTHALQDKKVMPFVLAATGKTVEQNLILNANLMGEGVQAQAQGRISLDKNTLDLHVNLQDFPARLVNSFIEGQALGGTIVGKVDIGGTMKDPSAHFELSSQNLTAMTHKGPMSINMNTRGSYKKSTFHIENIIATGDKGLDLSINGPVSFNGSEARLNVKGTMPLAFVDLLLAKRGAHVTGTVRIDATLNGELLKPQLVGDLSIVDGSFFDSKTNVGLNNITIEGKSNGDHILIEKASASSSEGGSISASGRISHDGETDLVFNLDHANYNDGSMILATLSGKMTMTGHFLGNLVIGGDVIVEKAEVLVPDHFRNAKFLNIKNKNLTKSIQKTLERADVKITTKTRNISQESSSVMLSDMRITAHNQFFVRGRGLDTELGGRINLAGPLNDVQPVGEFRMIRGRFDILSQHLNFDQGQASFSGNLNPTVYFVTNNNSGDIRVTVTISGTIDNLDINFSSQPNLPQDEILARLIFNRSLNELSPFQIAQLAAAAADLAGASNTSLLNALRAKIGLDDLDVIVDEKGNTGLRVGRYIHNNIYLGFEAGSDGKTKGTINLDISRNLKAKGAIGNEKNSSVGLFYERDY